The Glycine soja cultivar W05 chromosome 3, ASM419377v2, whole genome shotgun sequence genome window below encodes:
- the LOC114406061 gene encoding uncharacterized protein LOC114406061 isoform X1 produces MEMSVARLKKDEIQRLKKEIAVLLLETYVPGFRSPLWCLPRHQPRRGRGGPSFNTMSLLLPRVSLNQFLWPLEAPISSGTMAFSCSCSPPVDYTTVFVFRVLMFVDNGLSAGMGLDFGWQQRYARFCGRVVVLSILVLLLYPFLWA; encoded by the exons ATGGAGATGAGCGTTGCAAGGCTGAAGAAGGACGAGATCCAGAGGCTGAAGAAGGAGATCGCGGTCCTGCTGTTGGAGACATATGTTCCAGGTTTCCGATCGCCACTATGGTGCCTTCCACGCCACCAACCACGTCGCGGTCGAGGag GACCATCCTTCAATACGATGTCGCTTCTTCTTCCTAGGGTTTCTCTGAACCAATTCCTATGGCCATTAGAGGCGCCGATTTCAAGTG GTACGATGGCTTTTTCTTGTTCATGCTCGCCACCA GTCGACTACACCACTGTGTTTGTTTTCCGGGTATTGATGTTTGTTGATAATGGGCTTTCTGCAGGAATGGGTTT AGATTTTGGGTGGCAGCAGAGATATGCCCGTTTCTGTGGAAGAGTAGTTGTCCTTTCAATCCTTGTGTTGCTTCTCTATCCATTTCTTTGGGCTTGA
- the LOC114406061 gene encoding uncharacterized protein LOC114406061 isoform X2 has translation MEMSVARLKKDEIQRLKKEIAVLLLETYVPGFRSPLWCLPRHQPRRGRGGPSFNTMSLLLPRVSLNQFLWPLEAPISSGTMAFSCSCSPPRFWVAAEICPFLWKSSCPFNPCVASLSISLGLNCNWYPVVQQCQELFA, from the exons ATGGAGATGAGCGTTGCAAGGCTGAAGAAGGACGAGATCCAGAGGCTGAAGAAGGAGATCGCGGTCCTGCTGTTGGAGACATATGTTCCAGGTTTCCGATCGCCACTATGGTGCCTTCCACGCCACCAACCACGTCGCGGTCGAGGag GACCATCCTTCAATACGATGTCGCTTCTTCTTCCTAGGGTTTCTCTGAACCAATTCCTATGGCCATTAGAGGCGCCGATTTCAAGTG GTACGATGGCTTTTTCTTGTTCATGCTCGCCACCA AGATTTTGGGTGGCAGCAGAGATATGCCCGTTTCTGTGGAAGAGTAGTTGTCCTTTCAATCCTTGTGTTGCTTCTCTATCCATTTCTTTGGGCTTGAACTGTAATTGGTACCCTGTGGTTCAGCAGTGCCAAGAACTGT TTGCCTGA
- the LOC114406061 gene encoding uncharacterized protein LOC114406061 isoform X3 has protein sequence MEMSVARLKKDEIQRLKKEIAVLLLETYVPGFRSPLWCLPRHQPRRGRGGPSFNTMSLLLPRVSLNQFLWPLEAPISSGTMAFSCSCSPPVDYTTVFVFRVLMFVDNGLSAGMEILGGSRDMPVSVEE, from the exons ATGGAGATGAGCGTTGCAAGGCTGAAGAAGGACGAGATCCAGAGGCTGAAGAAGGAGATCGCGGTCCTGCTGTTGGAGACATATGTTCCAGGTTTCCGATCGCCACTATGGTGCCTTCCACGCCACCAACCACGTCGCGGTCGAGGag GACCATCCTTCAATACGATGTCGCTTCTTCTTCCTAGGGTTTCTCTGAACCAATTCCTATGGCCATTAGAGGCGCCGATTTCAAGTG GTACGATGGCTTTTTCTTGTTCATGCTCGCCACCA GTCGACTACACCACTGTGTTTGTTTTCCGGGTATTGATGTTTGTTGATAATGGGCTTTCTGCAGGAATGG AGATTTTGGGTGGCAGCAGAGATATGCCCGTTTCTGTGGAAGAGTAG
- the LOC114404875 gene encoding uncharacterized protein LOC114404875: MLADEVEYWWENTRPHLEGAGGVVVQWETFRQSFLEKYFPEDVKNRKEMEFLELKQESMTVAEYAARFENLVRYFPHYQGEAGETSKCVKFVNGLRPEVKMMRTSGGLQPVSGSSQPINKVSQSAGRDSGGSGAPAIVTTPLRCGKCGRLGHIARECTDREVTCFNYQGKGHLSTSCPYPRREKRSGSLNNQNGRPRTTRRVFALSGADAAQSDELIQGMCFISQVPLVVLYDSGATHSFISRVCVEKLALLVSSLKFDLIVNTPASGSVLTSDVRLQCPVLISDRQFQIDLVVLPLSQIDVILGDMFLSANQVEASLREDARVYIILANMSVETTNPLSDIPLVREFPKVFEVSELPPKREVEFFIDLVSVTGPISIAPYRMSPVELSERKKQLEELLEK; this comes from the exons ATGCTAGCAGATGAGGTGGAGTACTGGTGGGAGAACACTCGCCCACATCTAGAAGGAGCAGGTGGTGTTGTTGTCCAATGGGAGACTTTCAGACAATCTTTTCTGGAGAAGTATTTTCCAGAAGATGTGAAGAATAGGAAGGAGATGGAGTTTCTCGAGCTGAAACAGGAAAGTATGACGGTGGCAGAGTATGCGGCGAGGTTTGAGAACCTTGTAAGGTATTTTCCTCATTATCAGGGGGAAGCTGGGGAGACGTCCAAATGCGTGAAATTTGTCAATGGCCTTCGACCAGAAGTAAAGATGATG AGGACCAGTGGAGGACTTCAACCAGTTAGTGGGAGTTCTCAGCCAATTAACAAGGTGTCTCAGTCTGCGGGTAGAGATAGTGGTGGTAGTGGTGCTCCTGCTATTGTTACTACACCACTCAGGTGTGGGAAGTGTGGTCGACTTGGGCATATTGCTCGTGAGTGCACCGATAGAGAGGTGACATGCTTTAACTACCAAGGTAAGGGTCACCTCAGTACCAGTTGCCCATATCCGAGGAGGGAGAAGAGGAGTGGAAGTCTAAATAACCAGAATGGACGACCAAGGACCACAAGGAGAGTGTTTGCTCTTAGTGGTGCTGATGCCGCACAGTCTGATGAACTCATCCAAGGTATGTGTTTCATAAGTCAAGTTCCCTTGGTTGTATTGTATGATTCAGGTGCGACCCATTCATTTATTTCTCGTGTCTGTGTTGAAAAACTTGCCTTGCTTGTGTCTTCCTTGAAATTTGACTTGATTGTGAATACACCTGCTAGTGGGTCTGTTTTAACTTCTGATGTGCGCTTGCAATGTCCTGTCTTAATTTCTGATAGAcagtttcaaattgatttagttGTTTTACCTTTGAGtcagattgatgttattcttg GTGATATGTTTTTGTCTGCAAACCAAGTTGAGGCATCTTTGAGGGAGGATGCACGGGTATACATAATCTTAGCTAATATGAGTGTCGAGACTACAAACCCTTTGAGTGATATACCATTGGTGAGAGAGTTTCCAAAGGTGTTTGAGGTGTCAGAATTACCACCAAAGAGAGAGGTCGAGTTCTTTATAGACCTAGTGTCCGTTACTGGACCTATATCCATAGCACCTTATAGGATGTCCCCTGTGGAGTTGAGTGAGCGtaagaaacagttagaggaACTCTTAGAGAAATAG
- the LOC114406061 gene encoding uncharacterized protein LOC114406061 isoform X4 translates to MEMSVARLKKDEIQRLKKEIAVLLLETYVPGFRSPLWCLPRHQPRRGRGGPSFNTMSLLLPRVSLNQFLWPLEAPISSGTMAFSCSCSPPVDYTTVFVFRVLMFVDNGLSAGMGLLKEC, encoded by the exons ATGGAGATGAGCGTTGCAAGGCTGAAGAAGGACGAGATCCAGAGGCTGAAGAAGGAGATCGCGGTCCTGCTGTTGGAGACATATGTTCCAGGTTTCCGATCGCCACTATGGTGCCTTCCACGCCACCAACCACGTCGCGGTCGAGGag GACCATCCTTCAATACGATGTCGCTTCTTCTTCCTAGGGTTTCTCTGAACCAATTCCTATGGCCATTAGAGGCGCCGATTTCAAGTG GTACGATGGCTTTTTCTTGTTCATGCTCGCCACCA GTCGACTACACCACTGTGTTTGTTTTCCGGGTATTGATGTTTGTTGATAATGGGCTTTCTGCAGGAATGGGTTT GTTAAAGGAATGTTAA